A region from the Methanobacterium sp. genome encodes:
- the rrp42 gene encoding exosome complex protein Rrp42 has translation MVNIVPEITRKSITELIKKGERADGRSPNDYRDISLEVGVIEKAEGSARVKMGNTQIMIGIKPQIGEPFADTPNVGVLMTNSELLPMASPTFEPGPPDERSVELARVVDRCLREGEVIDLEKLCIIEGEKVWMIFLDLHVLDYDGNLMDAAVLGSVAALLNTKIPVAKVEEDNVVIDEENSVELPIKEKPLMCTFAKIGGELVIDPSLDEENIMDARISIGMREDGSLCAMQKGGEMPLTNEEIKEAINITSQKTKELREHLK, from the coding sequence ATGGTTAATATAGTTCCTGAAATTACAAGGAAAAGTATAACTGAACTTATAAAGAAAGGAGAACGTGCAGATGGCAGATCTCCTAATGATTATAGAGATATATCTCTTGAAGTGGGTGTGATCGAAAAAGCTGAAGGATCTGCAAGAGTCAAGATGGGTAATACACAGATAATGATTGGAATAAAACCTCAAATTGGCGAGCCTTTTGCTGATACACCAAATGTAGGAGTATTGATGACTAATTCTGAATTATTACCAATGGCATCCCCAACATTTGAGCCCGGACCTCCTGATGAAAGGTCTGTAGAACTGGCAAGAGTTGTTGACAGATGTTTAAGAGAAGGTGAAGTTATAGATCTTGAAAAACTTTGCATCATAGAAGGTGAAAAGGTCTGGATGATATTTTTAGATCTCCATGTTTTAGACTATGACGGTAATCTAATGGATGCAGCCGTTTTAGGAAGCGTAGCTGCCCTTTTAAACACAAAAATACCGGTTGCAAAGGTCGAAGAGGATAATGTAGTCATTGATGAAGAAAATTCTGTTGAACTGCCTATTAAAGAAAAACCATTAATGTGCACATTTGCAAAAATAGGTGGTGAACTGGTTATTGACCCATCACTTGACGAAGAAAACATCATGGACGCCAGAATCTCAATAGGAATGAGAGAAGACGGCAGTCTTTGTGCAATGCAAAAAGGAGGGGAAATGCCCCTAACAAATGAAGAAATAAAGGAAGCAATCAATATAACTTCCCAGAAAACAAAAGAACTTAGAGAACATTTGAAGTAA
- the rpl37A gene encoding 50S ribosomal protein L37Ae has translation MARTKKVGITGRFGPRYGRKAKRTVKSIEEKMKKNHTCPQCDRVAVKRISSGIWKCKKCNTVFTGGAYVPQTPMARTAARNIKRIVGGLGK, from the coding sequence ATGGCAAGAACTAAAAAAGTCGGTATAACCGGAAGATTTGGTCCAAGATACGGGAGAAAAGCCAAAAGGACCGTTAAAAGTATAGAAGAAAAGATGAAGAAGAACCATACATGTCCTCAATGTGATAGAGTCGCTGTTAAAAGAATAAGCAGCGGTATATGGAAATGTAAAAAGTGTAATACTGTATTTACAGGCGGCGCATATGTTCCACAAACTCCAATGGCCAGAACAGCCGCAAGGAACATAAAGAG